The following nucleotide sequence is from bacterium.
AAGGCGCCCGCTTTCAAGAATTCTCTGCGTTTCATAGGGGACATTTTATCTTATAATTGCGGACTAAATGAAGACGACATCACTCTTAATTCTGCTTGTCCTGTTTCCATGGATTTCATCTGCGGAGGAACCGCTCATCGTGATCCGCGCCGCGCAGTTAATCGACGGCAAAGGAGGCGCTCCCCTTCGACCGGCTGTTGTGCTGGTGAAAGGAGATCGCGTTGAAGCTGTTGGAAATAATTTGCCGGTTCCGGAGAATGCAAGGGTAATTGATCTTGGTTCCGCTACATTGCTACCCGGGCTTATTGATTTGCATACTCATTTAACCGGTGAAGTTGGTATGCACTGGGAGGAGGTTCTCCTGAAATCAACTCCCGGGCGTGATGCTCTTTTTGGCGCGAAGAACGCAACGGACACACTCATGGCAGGATTTACAACTTGCCGTGACATGGGCCCTACATGGCCTTTCACTGATGTGGACTTGAAATATGCAATCGATAAGGGAGCCATTGTTGGCCCGCGTCTGGTGGTCGCAGGGAATTATGTTTCCTCCACAGGTGGAGCGGGCGACGCAAGGCAATTCTCCATATATGTGGATGTTCCGATAGTCCGGAATCTAGCCGACGGGGTGGATTCGGTCAGGCTCGCTGTGCGAACCAATCTGAAACAGGGAGCGGATTTCATCAAAATTCTTGCAACAGGTGCGGTGCTTTCCAAAGGGATTTCACCAGGCGCTCAGCAATACTCGGATGAGGAAATACAGGTTGCCGTTGAGGAAGCAAAACGCTGGGGCCGTTACGTAGCGGCTCACGCTCATGGAGCCGAAGGGATCAAAACGGCGATTCGCGCCGGCGTTCGCACAATCGATCATGGATCGATGATGGATGATGAAGCAATCGAAATGTTGAAAACCCGGCCAACTTTTTACGTTCCCACTCTTTATGTTGGCGATGCGGTGATTCAAGAAGGAAAGAAACTGGGGATTCCCGATTCTGAGATTCAACGATCGCGCGAGATGGCAGCGTTCCGGTCTAAAACTTTCCGTAAGGCGCTCAAGGCCGGCTTGCGCATTCCTTTTTCCACTGATGCAGGTGTGTTCCCGCATGGTCAGAATGCGCGTGAATT
It contains:
- a CDS encoding amidohydrolase family protein; the encoded protein is MKTTSLLILLVLFPWISSAEEPLIVIRAAQLIDGKGGAPLRPAVVLVKGDRVEAVGNNLPVPENARVIDLGSATLLPGLIDLHTHLTGEVGMHWEEVLLKSTPGRDALFGAKNATDTLMAGFTTCRDMGPTWPFTDVDLKYAIDKGAIVGPRLVVAGNYVSSTGGAGDARQFSIYVDVPIVRNLADGVDSVRLAVRTNLKQGADFIKILATGAVLSKGISPGAQQYSDEEIQVAVEEAKRWGRYVAAHAHGAEGIKTAIRAGVRTIDHGSMMDDEAIEMLKTRPTFYVPTLYVGDAVIQEGKKLGIPDSEIQRSREMAAFRSKTFRKALKAGLRIPFSTDAGVFPHGQNAREFELRVKEGESPMHAIVSATSLAAEVIGWQDRVGSIEQGKFADLIAVAGNPLDDITELQRIKFVMKGGVIHRNDLSSSIP